The genome window CAATATTTCTTACAATGATGGCTTGATAGCTTCCAGCCATGCGTCAATGCGAGCCTCTGTCTGGTCGTCTTCGTTTACCTCGTCCAAAGCAAGACCTACGAACGCACCGTCAACAACAGCCTCGCTGTCATCGAATGTGTAGCCGTCTGTTGATACGCCTGGGAGGATATTTGCGCCCTGTGCTGCATCATAGATTTCCTTCATGGCACCACAGAATGTATCAGAATAGCTTTCAGCATCACCACAGCCAAAGAGTGCTACGGTCTTGCCGGTGAGGTCAGCACCTTTCAGTACGTTAATACCATCATACCAATCGTCCTGCAGTTCGCCTGCACCCCAGGTAGAAGTGCCGAGAATCAGGTTGTCATTCTCTGCCACTACTTCTGCAGAGAAGTCTGCCACGTTAATAGCTTCAACGCCGAGTTTCTCAGCGATGGTATTTGCAATGCTTTCGCATGTACCGGTTGATGAACCGTAAACAACAATTGTCTTCTTCATATTTCTGTTACTGATTTAAATTCTTGTTTTATTATTCTTTACGGTTGCAAAGATACAATGAAAAACTATTACTTGCAATACCTAAAAGTAGTGGTTTGTGCAAAATACCTACTTTTAGGGAGTGGTTTCTTTCACTTTACAAACTTCTTGCCGTTTCTTATGTATATTCCTTTAGGAAGTTCTGACAGGGAAGTCCCCACATAACGCCCGTCCGGCAGGTAGATGCGCTCGTCTGTCCCTCCTTTGTCAT of Prevotella fusca JCM 17724 contains these proteins:
- the fldA gene encoding flavodoxin FldA; protein product: MKKTIVVYGSSTGTCESIANTIAEKLGVEAINVADFSAEVVAENDNLILGTSTWGAGELQDDWYDGINVLKGADLTGKTVALFGCGDAESYSDTFCGAMKEIYDAAQGANILPGVSTDGYTFDDSEAVVDGAFVGLALDEVNEDDQTEARIDAWLEAIKPSL